A genomic window from Mesosutterella faecium includes:
- a CDS encoding efflux RND transporter periplasmic adaptor subunit, translated as MSVRQVSRRTALTLAVIAAAVLAAGCGKQQAATQTKTPPVEVTVATVSARPIQVDEEISGRTVAYRVAEVRPQVSGVLQKRLFTEGQMVKAGQPLYQIDASTYRANEASAKASLAQAEAELALAKADAARSSALVKVNAVSKQSDDTAQARVQTAEASVKSARAAVTNAQINVRYTSVLAPISGRVSISEVTPGALMTAYQAQRMTVIHQLDPIYVDVQQTNKQLLQLRRDIASGKLKSNADGTTPVKIILEDGTVYPIMGRLTFRGVSVGEDSGTVTLRAVVSNPKGELLPGMFVRASLPAGNMPSAITVSARSVMRDMRGDPYVFVVTPDNKIEQRSIKTGALVGGTDWVVESGLKVGEKVVYAGLDKVRAGASVTAVEKGSAQAAAQKPSEASPAASAAASSAAAK; from the coding sequence TCTGGCGGCAGGATGCGGAAAGCAGCAGGCCGCCACCCAGACAAAGACACCTCCTGTGGAGGTGACTGTGGCCACAGTGTCGGCCAGGCCCATCCAGGTCGATGAGGAGATCTCGGGGCGCACCGTCGCTTACCGCGTGGCGGAGGTTCGCCCTCAAGTGAGCGGCGTTCTTCAGAAGCGTCTGTTTACTGAAGGTCAAATGGTGAAGGCGGGGCAGCCCCTTTACCAGATTGATGCATCTACTTACCGCGCCAATGAAGCGAGCGCGAAGGCCTCTCTGGCCCAGGCTGAAGCGGAGCTGGCTCTGGCTAAGGCCGATGCCGCACGTTCTTCTGCCCTGGTGAAGGTCAACGCCGTTTCCAAGCAGTCTGATGACACCGCTCAGGCCAGAGTGCAGACGGCGGAGGCCTCGGTGAAGTCCGCACGCGCCGCTGTGACCAATGCCCAGATTAATGTTCGTTATACCTCGGTGCTCGCCCCAATCAGCGGGAGAGTCTCCATTTCCGAGGTGACGCCCGGCGCACTGATGACAGCCTACCAGGCGCAACGCATGACGGTTATTCATCAGCTCGATCCGATTTACGTCGATGTCCAGCAGACCAACAAGCAGCTTCTGCAGCTGCGCAGGGACATTGCCTCGGGCAAGCTGAAGTCCAACGCAGACGGAACCACTCCCGTCAAAATCATCCTGGAAGACGGAACGGTCTACCCGATCATGGGCCGGCTCACCTTTAGGGGTGTGTCGGTCGGTGAAGATTCCGGAACGGTGACCCTGAGAGCGGTCGTCAGCAATCCCAAGGGCGAGCTGCTGCCGGGCATGTTTGTCCGAGCTTCACTGCCTGCAGGAAACATGCCCTCCGCCATTACAGTAAGCGCCCGCTCCGTCATGAGGGATATGCGTGGCGACCCGTACGTTTTTGTCGTCACCCCGGACAATAAAATCGAGCAAAGAAGCATCAAGACCGGGGCGCTCGTTGGAGGAACCGACTGGGTTGTAGAGTCGGGGCTCAAGGTGGGCGAGAAAGTGGTTTATGCCGGTCTGGATAAAGTCCGCGCCGGGGCCTCTGTCACGGCCGTGGAAAAGGGCAGCGCGCAGGCAGCGGCCCAGAAGCCGTCTGAGGCTTCGCCTGCGGCCTCCGCTGCGGCCTCCAGCGCGGCGGCCAAGTAA
- a CDS encoding efflux RND transporter permease subunit: MSRFFIDRPIFAWVIALVLMLMGTLSIFTMPVSQYPQIAPPQVTVVANYPGASAETLQNTVTQVIEQQMVGLDGLIYMSNESDGTGRMQMTLTFAPGTNADIAQVQVNNKLSMAEAMLPQDVTRLGIQVQKSTASFLMVVSFTTDDGSLSVADLGDFLVNTVQDPLSRITGVGQTTVFGASYAMRVWLDPHKLYAYNLTASDVTSAIAAQNAQVTAGQLGGLPHPSDQPVELNATITAQSLLKSVDDFKKLIVKTTESGATVRLADVANIELGRQSYDVQGTYNGIPASGIAIYLSAGANAIETADLVKKKVAELQPYFPAGMKVVYPYETTPFVKAAMKEVVKTLIEAIILVVIVMYLFLQNWRATLIPAVAVPVVLLGTFAVLKLTGFTLNMLTMFGLVLAIGLLVDDAIVVVENVERVMREDGTDARTATIKSMSQITGALVGVALVLSAVFIPMAFFGGSTGVIYRQFSITIVTAMLLSVTVALSLSPALCASILKPVSDSHHFGKKGFFGAFNRGFEKVSNDCRRLVLWTHNHLWMTLGVYALIWIGVVVGFMKLPGSFVPEEDQGTMMFTVQTPAGSAQERVQEAEKQIRDYFFSKEKKYTDSVFDVAGFSLAGGGQNMGLGFVKLKDWAERTGKGSDPQSIALRANIAMSKYKDARIVFFPPPAIPELGIADGFDMYIEDRSGQGHEKLMQVRNQFLAMANKDPRLSLVRPNGMEDTPQYKLEMDREKLQSYGITLSNANTDLSTIWGGTYVNLFIDRERVKRVYVQADPHFRMTPDDLKQWYVRNSSGELVPFSGFSTGSWTFGSPRLERFNANAAVNIQGNAAPGVSSGTAMDAVEEIAKKLPAGYAIEWNGVSYQERMASQAAAPLYALSLLVVFLCLAALYESWTIPISILLVVPTGVLGALAMTGLLGGHNDVYFQVGMLTTIGLVSKNAILIVEFAKMLYDAGEDLITASLDAVKLRFRPIVMTSLAFGLGVVPLVLAHGAGAGAQNAIGMAVLGGIITGTILCVCLVPMFYVQVNRIFRTKRRQLPDDKGAAV; this comes from the coding sequence ATGTCAAGATTTTTTATTGACCGCCCGATTTTTGCCTGGGTGATCGCGCTGGTCCTCATGCTGATGGGGACGCTGTCCATCTTTACCATGCCTGTGTCGCAGTACCCGCAGATTGCGCCCCCGCAGGTGACTGTGGTTGCCAACTACCCGGGCGCTTCCGCTGAGACGCTGCAGAATACGGTCACCCAGGTGATCGAGCAGCAGATGGTCGGCCTCGACGGCCTGATCTACATGAGCAATGAGTCTGACGGAACCGGCCGCATGCAAATGACCCTGACATTTGCGCCGGGAACCAATGCGGATATCGCTCAGGTTCAGGTGAACAACAAGCTTTCGATGGCTGAAGCCATGCTGCCTCAGGATGTGACCAGGCTGGGCATTCAGGTTCAGAAGTCAACGGCGAGCTTCCTGATGGTCGTGTCCTTTACGACCGATGACGGAAGTCTTTCGGTGGCCGATCTGGGCGACTTCCTGGTCAACACGGTGCAGGATCCGCTGTCCCGAATTACCGGCGTCGGACAGACGACGGTTTTCGGCGCTTCCTACGCCATGCGCGTCTGGCTGGATCCCCACAAGCTCTACGCCTATAACCTGACGGCCTCTGACGTCACCTCTGCCATTGCAGCTCAGAACGCCCAGGTCACGGCCGGTCAGCTGGGAGGGCTGCCTCACCCGAGCGATCAGCCTGTGGAGCTCAACGCGACAATTACAGCGCAGTCTCTGCTTAAATCGGTGGATGACTTTAAAAAGCTGATTGTCAAAACGACGGAATCCGGAGCGACCGTGCGCCTGGCGGATGTGGCAAACATCGAGCTGGGGCGGCAGTCTTACGATGTGCAGGGCACCTACAACGGCATCCCGGCTTCGGGTATTGCCATTTATCTGTCTGCGGGCGCCAACGCCATCGAAACGGCGGATCTGGTGAAAAAGAAGGTGGCGGAGCTGCAGCCCTACTTTCCGGCCGGCATGAAGGTGGTGTACCCCTATGAGACGACGCCCTTTGTGAAGGCGGCCATGAAAGAAGTAGTGAAGACTCTGATCGAGGCCATCATCCTGGTCGTGATCGTGATGTATCTCTTCCTTCAGAACTGGAGAGCGACGTTGATCCCGGCAGTTGCCGTGCCGGTGGTGTTGCTGGGCACCTTTGCAGTTCTCAAGTTAACGGGATTCACGCTCAACATGCTGACCATGTTCGGCTTGGTGCTGGCAATCGGCCTGCTGGTCGATGACGCCATCGTTGTGGTCGAGAACGTGGAGCGAGTGATGCGGGAGGACGGAACAGACGCCCGCACCGCCACCATCAAGTCGATGTCCCAGATCACGGGTGCTCTGGTCGGCGTGGCGCTGGTTCTGTCCGCAGTGTTCATCCCGATGGCATTCTTCGGAGGCTCTACCGGCGTGATTTACCGGCAGTTCTCCATCACCATCGTGACGGCCATGCTCCTGTCGGTCACCGTGGCCTTGTCTCTGTCACCGGCTCTCTGCGCATCGATTCTGAAGCCGGTCTCGGACAGCCACCACTTTGGGAAGAAAGGTTTCTTCGGGGCCTTTAACCGTGGCTTTGAAAAGGTGTCCAATGACTGCCGGCGCCTTGTTCTGTGGACGCACAATCATCTTTGGATGACTCTCGGCGTCTACGCCCTGATCTGGATTGGGGTCGTGGTCGGCTTTATGAAGCTGCCTGGCTCTTTTGTTCCGGAAGAGGACCAGGGGACGATGATGTTTACCGTTCAGACGCCTGCGGGAAGTGCTCAGGAGCGCGTGCAGGAAGCTGAAAAGCAGATCCGCGATTACTTCTTCTCCAAGGAAAAGAAGTATACGGATTCGGTTTTCGACGTGGCCGGCTTCTCTCTGGCCGGCGGCGGCCAGAACATGGGACTGGGCTTCGTGAAGCTCAAGGACTGGGCCGAGAGAACGGGCAAAGGGTCTGATCCCCAGTCCATCGCTCTGCGGGCCAATATCGCCATGTCCAAGTACAAAGACGCCCGCATCGTGTTTTTCCCGCCGCCCGCCATTCCTGAGCTGGGCATTGCGGACGGTTTCGATATGTATATCGAAGACCGGTCGGGTCAGGGGCACGAAAAGCTGATGCAGGTTCGCAACCAGTTCCTCGCGATGGCGAATAAGGATCCGCGCCTGAGCCTGGTTCGTCCGAACGGCATGGAGGACACGCCGCAGTACAAGCTGGAGATGGATCGTGAAAAACTCCAATCCTACGGTATCACGCTGAGCAACGCCAACACGGACCTCAGCACGATCTGGGGTGGAACGTACGTCAACCTGTTTATTGACCGCGAGCGCGTGAAGCGCGTTTACGTTCAGGCCGATCCCCATTTCCGCATGACCCCGGATGACCTGAAGCAGTGGTATGTCCGCAACTCTTCCGGCGAACTCGTGCCCTTCTCCGGTTTCTCCACCGGCAGCTGGACATTCGGTTCCCCGAGACTGGAGAGGTTTAACGCCAACGCAGCTGTCAACATCCAGGGCAACGCGGCCCCGGGAGTCTCCTCCGGTACGGCCATGGACGCCGTGGAGGAAATCGCCAAGAAGCTGCCCGCAGGATATGCCATCGAATGGAATGGCGTGTCTTATCAGGAACGCATGGCCAGCCAGGCTGCGGCGCCCCTGTACGCGCTGTCCCTGCTGGTGGTGTTCCTCTGCCTGGCGGCTCTGTACGAGTCCTGGACGATCCCGATCTCCATTCTGCTGGTCGTGCCGACAGGCGTGCTGGGTGCATTGGCGATGACGGGGCTGCTGGGAGGCCACAACGACGTGTACTTCCAGGTCGGCATGCTTACGACGATCGGCCTCGTTTCCAAGAACGCCATTCTGATTGTCGAGTTTGCGAAGATGCTCTATGACGCCGGGGAAGATCTGATTACCGCTTCTCTGGATGCCGTAAAGCTCCGCTTCCGCCCGATCGTCATGACTTCGCTTGCCTTCGGGCTGGGCGTTGTTCCGCTGGTCCTGGCGCATGGAGCCGGAGCCGGCGCGCAGAACGCGATCGGCATGGCCGTTCTTGGCGGCATCATTACGGGCACTATTCTGTGCGTGTGCCTGGTGCCCATGTTCTATGTGCAGGTGAACCGCATCTTCAGGACTAAGCGCCGCCAGCTGCCCGACGATAAGGGCGCTGCGGTCTGA
- a CDS encoding efflux transporter outer membrane subunit, with protein MSSALLLSGCVNLAPAYKQPAAPAETTGRWAVDPAAAGVKQAELVVWEQFFLDERLKKVIRMALDNNRDLRRAMLEVERLRALYRVSRADLFPSVSATASGSHARSSVDTLTPGASRISHVYAADLAMSSYEIDFFGRIRNLNEQALQAYLAGEDAHRSAQNTLIAEVATMWLSIGADHAALDLANTTLRSQQQTYSLVEKSYQSGTANKLELSQSQQTVASAKASVQVAQNSLTQDENALRLLVGAEVPQELLPRQISLKATLPASLPAGLPSEVLLRRPDIAEAERNLRSANASIGVARAAFFPRVALTGAIGTASTDLSDLFSGGRGTWSFAPTVSLPIFQGGANVANLEAAKVYQKEMVAAYEKAIQSAFREVNDALSTESTVTKRLAAQDELVKASETAYDLAMTRYKHGVDNFLSVLDAQRTMVAAQQTQIQTQLSRAASLVTLYKVLGGGQEIENPVRGGNKAS; from the coding sequence GTGTCCTCGGCATTGCTGCTTTCAGGGTGCGTCAACCTGGCGCCGGCTTATAAACAGCCTGCTGCGCCGGCTGAGACCACTGGACGCTGGGCCGTGGATCCTGCGGCGGCCGGTGTCAAGCAGGCTGAGCTCGTGGTTTGGGAGCAGTTTTTCCTGGACGAAAGGCTGAAGAAAGTCATACGCATGGCTCTGGACAACAACAGGGACCTGCGCAGGGCCATGCTCGAGGTCGAGAGGCTGCGGGCGCTCTATCGCGTGTCGCGGGCAGATCTATTCCCGTCCGTGTCCGCGACGGCTTCCGGCAGTCACGCCAGGTCCTCCGTGGATACGCTCACTCCCGGAGCCTCGCGGATTTCCCATGTCTATGCGGCGGATCTCGCGATGTCCTCCTACGAGATCGACTTTTTCGGACGCATACGCAATCTGAATGAACAGGCGCTGCAGGCTTATCTGGCCGGAGAGGACGCGCATCGGAGTGCCCAGAACACCCTCATCGCGGAAGTGGCCACGATGTGGCTGTCAATCGGGGCGGATCATGCCGCGCTTGATCTGGCCAATACAACGCTTCGCAGTCAGCAGCAGACTTACTCCTTGGTGGAAAAGAGCTACCAGTCTGGTACGGCCAACAAGCTCGAACTGTCTCAGTCCCAGCAGACGGTGGCCTCTGCCAAGGCCTCGGTGCAGGTTGCTCAGAATAGCCTGACCCAGGACGAAAACGCGCTGCGCCTGCTTGTGGGAGCGGAGGTGCCTCAGGAGCTTCTGCCGCGGCAGATTTCTTTGAAGGCTACGCTTCCTGCTTCGCTTCCCGCGGGGCTGCCCTCCGAGGTGCTGCTGCGCAGGCCCGACATAGCCGAGGCCGAGCGCAACCTCCGTTCAGCCAATGCGAGCATCGGGGTGGCGCGGGCCGCTTTCTTCCCGAGAGTCGCTCTGACGGGAGCCATAGGAACTGCCTCTACGGATCTTTCTGATCTCTTCAGCGGCGGCCGGGGCACATGGTCTTTCGCGCCGACGGTTTCCCTGCCTATTTTCCAGGGCGGGGCGAACGTAGCCAATCTTGAGGCTGCGAAGGTTTACCAGAAGGAAATGGTGGCGGCCTATGAAAAGGCGATTCAGTCGGCCTTCCGGGAAGTGAATGATGCTCTGTCTACGGAAAGCACGGTGACCAAGCGGCTGGCGGCTCAGGATGAGCTCGTCAAAGCCTCAGAAACGGCCTACGATCTTGCCATGACCAGATACAAGCATGGCGTTGACAATTTCCTTTCGGTTCTGGATGCCCAGAGAACGATGGTGGCTGCTCAGCAGACTCAGATTCAGACACAGCTGTCCCGCGCAGCCAGCCTTGTGACGCTCTACAAGGTGCTGGGCGGAGGGCAGGAGATAGAGAATCCGGTCCGCGGGGGCAACAAGGCATCATGA
- a CDS encoding TetR/AcrR family transcriptional regulator gives MKEGVKRRGSKAAQRREEILDAALLCFREKGFHAASMSSVAKAFGMSAGHIYNYFNSKEDIIGALVARWLKQYISETLIVAEKDPEIQKERLYKIVYRELDKRINSGDKALLFEIAAESLRNEKIARIIRSAEQEAAKYLTQQALERYQALNREPPKDLVYRLAVGNAIFNGLCFLSISRSDLSLEALTPIVVQLLMNLDGFPIVAAEGSGSGHSPSPSGKGE, from the coding sequence ATGAAGGAAGGAGTCAAACGCAGAGGCTCCAAAGCGGCGCAGAGGAGGGAGGAGATTCTGGATGCCGCCCTTCTCTGTTTCCGCGAAAAAGGATTCCACGCGGCCAGCATGAGCTCCGTTGCCAAGGCCTTTGGAATGAGCGCGGGGCACATCTACAACTACTTCAACAGCAAGGAAGATATCATCGGGGCCCTGGTGGCCCGATGGCTGAAGCAGTACATCAGCGAGACTCTGATAGTTGCAGAGAAAGACCCTGAGATCCAGAAGGAAAGACTCTACAAAATCGTCTACAGGGAACTTGATAAAAGAATCAACAGCGGCGATAAGGCTCTGCTGTTTGAAATAGCCGCCGAGAGCCTGCGCAACGAAAAAATCGCCCGGATCATCAGGAGCGCAGAGCAGGAAGCCGCCAAGTATCTGACTCAGCAGGCGCTGGAGCGCTATCAGGCCCTGAACCGCGAACCGCCTAAGGATTTGGTCTACAGGCTTGCCGTTGGAAACGCCATTTTCAACGGCCTTTGCTTTTTGTCCATTTCCAGATCGGATCTTTCCCTTGAGGCCCTGACGCCGATTGTCGTCCAACTGCTGATGAACCTAGACGGTTTTCCCATCGTAGCCGCAGAGGGCTCAGGCTCGGGGCATTCCCCTTCACCGTCCGGCAAAGGGGAATGA
- a CDS encoding Do family serine endopeptidase produces MKPALVTAAIVAAFAGGVFTANAKNAASPSAAAPGPIINQQKLPDFTVLVDHYGKAVVNISMVKKAHKEKVNGLFNNIPDDQAEIFRRFGFPFFGGGERTVPEQRGTGSGFIISSDGLILTNAHVVSDADEIIVRLTDDREFKGKVLGYDEQTDIAVVKIDAKGLPVVRLGNSDNVKVGEWVAAIGSPFGLTNSVTAGIVSAKSRNIEENIVPFIQTDVAINPGNSGGPLFNMNGEVIGINSQIFSTSGGSMGLSFAIPINIASQVKDQIIKNGKVTRGRLGVMVQQLSPELAKSFGLPEETKGAVIAQVEANGPAANSGLKPGDIITAVNGEKIKSFSDVPRLISFTKPGTRIELTVLRDKKQISIPVTIGSSTESAHAAKGSDSDDSQGAVKQESQGRLGVTVRPLTAKEAKRAGTSGLLIAQAEGAAAKAGIRPGDIIVSVNGTPVKTNGDLSKALKGRKQIALLIQRNKSRIFVPIELQAK; encoded by the coding sequence ATGAAACCCGCCCTGGTTACGGCAGCCATTGTGGCCGCGTTCGCAGGCGGAGTCTTCACGGCCAATGCAAAAAACGCCGCCTCACCTTCGGCTGCCGCCCCCGGCCCCATCATCAATCAGCAGAAGCTGCCGGACTTTACGGTCCTCGTGGATCACTACGGCAAGGCTGTTGTGAACATTTCCATGGTCAAGAAGGCGCACAAGGAAAAAGTCAACGGCCTGTTCAACAATATCCCGGATGACCAGGCAGAAATCTTCAGGCGCTTCGGCTTCCCCTTCTTCGGCGGGGGAGAGCGCACCGTCCCTGAGCAGCGGGGCACTGGATCTGGCTTTATCATCAGCTCTGACGGCCTGATTCTCACCAATGCGCATGTGGTGAGCGATGCCGACGAGATCATCGTCCGGCTGACCGATGACCGGGAATTCAAAGGCAAGGTCCTCGGCTACGACGAACAGACGGATATTGCTGTCGTGAAAATTGACGCTAAGGGGCTTCCTGTCGTCCGCCTCGGCAACAGCGACAATGTCAAGGTCGGCGAATGGGTGGCGGCCATCGGCAGTCCGTTCGGCCTTACCAACTCCGTCACGGCGGGCATCGTTTCTGCCAAATCCCGCAACATTGAGGAAAACATCGTCCCGTTCATACAGACGGACGTCGCCATCAACCCGGGCAACTCCGGTGGTCCGCTGTTCAACATGAACGGCGAAGTGATCGGCATCAACTCGCAGATTTTCTCGACTTCCGGCGGATCAATGGGCCTTTCCTTCGCGATCCCGATCAACATTGCGAGCCAGGTCAAAGACCAGATCATCAAAAACGGGAAAGTAACCCGCGGCCGTCTCGGGGTCATGGTGCAGCAGCTGTCGCCGGAACTGGCAAAGAGCTTCGGACTTCCTGAGGAAACCAAAGGAGCCGTCATCGCTCAGGTTGAGGCCAACGGCCCCGCCGCAAACTCCGGCCTGAAGCCTGGGGACATCATCACTGCCGTCAACGGAGAAAAAATCAAGAGCTTCAGCGACGTACCGAGGCTGATCTCGTTTACAAAGCCTGGCACCCGCATCGAGCTGACCGTTCTGCGCGATAAGAAGCAGATCAGCATTCCTGTCACCATCGGGAGCTCGACGGAAAGTGCACATGCGGCTAAAGGCTCGGACAGCGACGACTCTCAGGGCGCGGTAAAACAGGAATCCCAGGGCAGACTCGGCGTTACCGTTCGCCCGCTGACGGCTAAGGAAGCAAAGAGAGCCGGCACTTCCGGTCTTCTGATCGCACAGGCTGAAGGCGCGGCTGCGAAAGCCGGGATTCGTCCGGGGGACATCATCGTGTCCGTAAACGGAACCCCGGTTAAGACCAACGGAGACCTTTCCAAGGCTCTCAAGGGACGCAAGCAGATTGCGCTTCTCATCCAGAGAAACAAGAGCAGGATCTTCGTCCCGATTGAGCTGCAGGCCAAGTAA
- a CDS encoding ATP-binding protein, translating to MGSIRTRLLFTLIFVQLVGGFIAGWAALHSAEEEFDRLLDRELQQTASAMARRGSLSPSQVTLVGSNPEHQVRLQIYDSASNRLFLSDKTEPFPILEKEGFSTLNLAGSDWRVYTMPSGTEIIEAGQPVRVRTSLAAMSSLRILQPFLFAVPISAILIWLIVGQGLAPLDRTARSVAQRSPSSLTPLPTEGLPEELRSLVEELNRLLKRLSVSLDAQKRFAADAAHELRTPLTAIKLQAQLARKADSDEKRMKYFLRLDEGIARATHLIEQLLTIARLDPDSVQHPQSSVRVDEMLCAIASEMQPIARQKNITVSSSSPSLTVLGMPDALHLMVTNLTDNAIKYTPENGRIELSASSDAHGVLIRVSDNGPGIPEKDRSRVFERFYRALGTHTSGTGLGLAIVRRIVDIHHGSIRVLDGLDGRGTTMEIRLPRPDTPADDKFLLQSRGDSHNSNTN from the coding sequence ATGGGCTCCATCAGAACACGGCTCCTTTTCACGCTGATTTTTGTCCAGCTGGTTGGCGGATTCATTGCGGGATGGGCGGCTCTGCACTCTGCGGAGGAGGAGTTTGACCGCCTGCTCGACCGCGAGCTGCAGCAGACTGCCAGCGCCATGGCCAGAAGAGGAAGTCTCTCCCCCTCGCAAGTCACGCTGGTCGGCAGCAACCCGGAGCACCAGGTCCGCCTGCAGATCTACGACTCGGCCAGCAACAGGCTTTTTCTGTCGGACAAAACAGAACCTTTTCCGATTCTCGAAAAGGAAGGATTTTCCACTCTGAATCTCGCAGGAAGCGACTGGCGTGTCTACACCATGCCGTCGGGCACTGAAATCATCGAGGCAGGCCAGCCCGTACGGGTCCGCACGAGCCTCGCAGCCATGTCGTCGCTGCGCATTCTTCAGCCTTTCCTTTTCGCCGTCCCCATCTCCGCCATTCTGATCTGGCTCATTGTGGGCCAGGGACTCGCCCCGCTGGACAGAACCGCCCGCTCCGTGGCCCAGCGATCCCCCTCTTCGCTCACGCCTCTCCCGACCGAGGGCCTGCCCGAAGAGCTGCGTTCCCTGGTGGAAGAGCTCAACCGCCTGCTGAAGCGCCTCTCTGTGAGTCTTGATGCGCAGAAGCGCTTCGCCGCCGATGCTGCCCATGAGCTGCGGACACCGCTCACTGCGATCAAGCTGCAGGCGCAGCTCGCCCGGAAAGCCGACTCGGACGAAAAGCGCATGAAGTACTTTCTGCGGCTTGATGAGGGCATTGCCCGGGCGACCCATCTGATCGAGCAGCTGCTCACAATCGCGCGCCTTGACCCAGATTCCGTTCAGCACCCGCAGTCTTCCGTTCGAGTGGATGAAATGCTCTGCGCGATCGCCAGTGAAATGCAGCCCATCGCACGGCAGAAAAACATCACTGTCTCGTCCTCCTCCCCGAGCCTCACAGTTCTGGGGATGCCCGACGCCCTGCATCTCATGGTGACCAACCTCACCGACAATGCCATCAAGTACACGCCTGAAAACGGGCGAATTGAACTCTCCGCATCTTCGGATGCACATGGGGTGCTGATCCGCGTCTCAGACAATGGACCAGGAATTCCGGAAAAAGACCGCAGCCGCGTGTTTGAACGCTTCTACAGAGCCCTTGGCACCCACACATCAGGCACCGGGCTGGGCCTTGCCATTGTCAGGCGCATCGTCGACATCCATCACGGCAGCATCAGGGTGCTCGACGGGCTGGACGGCCGCGGCACGACCATGGAAATCCGGCTTCCTCGGCCGGATACCCCCGCTGATGACAAATTTTTGTTACAAAGCCGGGGGGACAGTCACAACTCGAACACAAACTGA
- a CDS encoding response regulator, with the protein MRILLVEDDPMIGESVSDWLQGEGYAVDWLQDGDSALLALKTTGFSMVILDLGLPGMDGLDLLKEIRRLKNDLPVLVTTARDTLDDKIKGLDSGADDYLIKPFDLEELSARIRALSRRASGRAEPVITRGKLQIRPATREVFYEGKPVILSAKEYALLEALAERPGVVQPRSKLEENLYNWDSAVGSNAIEVHIHHLRKKLSEDAIKTVRGVGYLLET; encoded by the coding sequence ATGCGAATTTTACTGGTCGAAGACGATCCTATGATCGGTGAGAGTGTTTCCGACTGGCTGCAGGGCGAGGGCTATGCCGTTGACTGGCTGCAGGACGGCGACTCTGCCCTGCTCGCCCTCAAAACCACGGGTTTTTCCATGGTTATCCTGGATCTGGGCCTGCCAGGGATGGACGGACTTGATCTGCTCAAGGAAATCCGCCGCCTGAAAAACGACCTTCCCGTACTCGTAACGACAGCCCGGGACACGCTGGACGACAAAATAAAAGGACTGGACTCCGGGGCGGATGACTACCTGATCAAACCTTTTGACCTTGAAGAACTTTCCGCAAGAATCCGCGCCTTGTCACGCAGGGCCAGCGGCCGGGCTGAACCCGTCATAACGCGAGGCAAGCTTCAGATCCGGCCGGCAACGCGCGAAGTCTTCTACGAGGGCAAACCGGTTATCCTCTCTGCCAAGGAGTATGCGCTTCTTGAGGCCCTGGCGGAGCGACCAGGCGTCGTGCAGCCCCGCTCGAAGCTTGAGGAAAACCTGTACAACTGGGATTCCGCCGTCGGCTCCAATGCCATAGAAGTCCACATCCACCACTTAAGGAAGAAACTTTCTGAGGATGCCATCAAGACAGTGCGGGGCGTTGGCTATCTGCTCGAAACATAA